The Pseudorca crassidens isolate mPseCra1 chromosome 3, mPseCra1.hap1, whole genome shotgun sequence genome includes the window atttttatttacatcaatttttaaataaatattttattatataagtgTAATTTAATATATTCTCCCATTAAAACACTTACGGAAAAGTTAGTTTCCTTTTAATAACTTTCCTAATCTTAGGCTTCTTTCGTTCTTCAAATCTAGCCAGTGATATCAACTTGGTACACAGCCTGTAAGGTACCTTTTCTatccatttatatacatatgtttccatagaAAAGTTTTAATATTGGTTTTCTTTAGGTTGTATATGCTTTTAGTATCGTAATTCAGAGTATATTTAGTTCTCTTTCACTTGATTTAAAAACAACAGTGTGTGTTAGAGGTGTACCTTATTATTAAAACAAAtctatttcatattctttatgttgatatagttaatatattaaataatgtaatatttttatgtgGTAATATTTTCAGCAAGAATAGAAATTGGTCCTTCGTAGCTCATCTTCTGGACATATTGcaaatgctttccatttttttccaggCCTTTCCAGccacattttcagaaattttgccCTATTTCTCTCTGCCCCAAGTACTCCTCTTGCCTGGAGACAGACAGACTTCACATCCACCCCTAATAGTTGCCCAGGGCCcttttttgcttctattttccACAGCTTTGGCATGGGCCGTTCTTTGTGTTGTTCTCATCTGTTATATACTTGAATACAGTATGCTCTTGTTTCCCTCATTAATCTCTCAAAGGTTCCTTACAATTTTTGGTCCATTGAAATCTCCCCATCCATATTttcccattcatctattgattcctttttttgaaaaatattttgtaggtTCTGTGGTTTGATAGGGAGTATAGGCTGGAAGATGTACTCACTTCGCTATCTTAAAACCAAGAATTACATTTCTCTCTGCCTGAATTTTCGCTGTATCATTTTATCATAATCTAGAATAAGATTAAACCTTTGTATGTTTGCCTAACACTCTTGTGAATAGACATGTATTAGGGAGCAGTAAGATGTTTGAGCTAGAGAGTATTCCTAGCATCTCCTCTTCTGTTCCTAACTTTACTTCTGTTCAGTAATATCCTCTTCATATTGCCATGCATTTTCCTGGCCCTCATTATTCTTGTATTGACATGGGAAGTTCTATTTGTTAACCAGAATTGGAGTTTAGGCATCATGAATAAAACTGTAAAGTTTCTCTTTGGGCAACTATAAACCCTTCCCAACAGATTTTCTATTTGCCATTGAAATATTTTCAACCCATgttgcagatttttaaaacattagaattggaaatttttaaaccttttaacAAAAGTTTTCTTTCACCATTATAATCTTGAATTTGGTTTAGCACTAATTATTATTTTGGTATATAAGATACTGCTGTatacaatatacaaaataatgaaatgtgATCTAACCTATAACAGTAGCTCAAGTCTCTTccacttttaatttatattttgatgtTTTGGGCTCCTGACCAAAGTTAGATTAACATGACTTCTTTATAGATCTTtccaatatgtaaataaattacaCTGAAACTTTTTGTCTATACTGGGCAACAATTTAGTACCTTAGGATCTACTGATGGAGGAGAAAAATGATGTAAGGTCCAGAGGAACCACTTGGGATATTAAACAAAAATTCTGGGTGATCCTGGCTCTAAGTCACAATCTAATGTAGATTTTTCAGTGAAAATTTCTTAAAGAGATTCAGTCCTTTTTCATTCATAGTACTGTGAATACAAACTTCTAAGTCATGCTTAATAATTTCCTTGTTGTTTGTTACTTTGTTATAACCTGATTATAGTAACTAGtagtgcaaccactttggaaatatAAAAGAGAACTATTCTTTGGCAGCTTGCAGAGCTACTTCTGTTTAAAATCTGATCCTGGGAATGGATATATGGACAGGAGCCTACCCTTGTGCTGTTCTTGTCAATCAGCCCTTTCTGTCATTTCACAGAATGAAATTCTGTAGACCCAGAAGGGACCTGAGCAGTTATGTAGCAGTGTTTTACgggaaaagaaacagagagcCAGAGAGGTAAAGCAGCTGTCCTACCATCACAGAGGTAGTAAAGAACCACATATCTTCACCCTGGCCTGCCCTGAATTTTTTTGACATGTTGAGAAGTCATCGTGTCTCAActatatatcacatttatttctaCTTCAAAAGGCTAAAATTgtctctttttgaaatttttgttgtACTTACACAGCTGAAATTTAGCCAAAGCCTTTCTAGCTCCCTGTACAATTATTCCTCTTCTCCCATTCTCTTAAACTTTTCTTGGGCATCTTGATAGAGAATACAGCAACTCCTTTATTCTGTCATTAGAATCCAGACAGAATCAGAGATTGAAGGCTGGGGAAAGTTGTCATGAATGGTAGTATTTTTACTCACACATAGAAGAAATAGGGCACCAGATTTGTCCATTCAGtaactttctgctcaattttaaatttaatttgatgAACTCAATGAAAtggaggaatctttttttttttttggtcaatttaAACGTGGCTATTCCCTGAAGAAAACACCTTTTCTTTCTGGGTTTGTCTCTTTGGCAATGGGAGTAAGGAGAGGAGGGCAGCATGTATTTCCTTCCTATCTAaaattgaaagtatttttttgtgttttactCAAATATGAATTTTGTGTAATAAATTCTGAACTAGTCATGACTAATATGCATTTTGATATAACAGGATAGACATGATTCAGCTGATGATCAAAATATTTGTCATGTGTGGCATATGGATGTAGAAGCCCTTCCAGAATGGATACACTGCCTAATACAAAAAGTAAGTTCCATAGTTTCTGAGTAAAATTAGGAATATACTACCTTCAGAAAGTTTTTGTCCTCATTTTAGAGCTATTTTTCTTGGATGCATTGTTTCAAGAGACATGAAAGGGTGTGTAACTTGATTACACTTACTGGTTTCTTCATTATTACTGGAGTGCTCTGAGTACTTTTATACCTCAGACTTTGCACTTGGTATTTCCCCTTCCTGGAATTCTCTTCCCACAACTACTCAcctgtttcttcatttccttagGTCTTTATTCTCAGTGAGGCATTGCCTAGTCAGTCTATCAGCTGCCACTCCCCACTATTACCACTCTCAacacttcccttctcccttctctacTTTATATACCTATCTATGTTTTACACACACATTATAAGTGATATATAGAACTTTAAATATGCTTAagtatatatgacatatataaattattatacacATTCATATACACAtccacatatgcatatatatacacacacacacaaagggctTACTGATCTTGTTAGTTACCTAGCTCCTCTACTAGAATAAAACTCCATGAAGTCagaagtttttatattttgttcattatgtactatatccccagcacctagaacagtacctaTTGAGTGAATGAAATATCCTATGTGTCTCATtacacaaatgtaaaataaactggaaaattaATGACTCTTATTGGCACaatcagtatcaaaaaaacacacTTTTAAGGATCCTTAATGAAATATTATGAGTAGGAATTCATCTTGTCAGTGTGGCATCATTATTTCTCATAATTCAAAAAAGCTAAGTATTAGAAAAGTATAAGTAATATGATTTTTGGAACAATGTAGTTGCCTTTCTCCACTGACTAGCTTACTTTTTTTGTTAAAGAATAACATTAGCTAGATATCCCTTGCATCCATTCTCACATTGTAATGATTTCCTGGGAAAATGCCAGTGCACTGCTTATTAGTGTCCTGAACTTTAGAAAATGTATTAGGACACTGTAGATGTCCTACTATCTCTGTTGAAAAGATAACTTTAAGTTAGTTCATTATTAATTTGTAATCTGAgtatagaaaatgaaataactgaTGTATGCAACCAATATCTTTTGGTTGTATGTAAAAAGGCAGGAAGAGCTTTATTCTGTTGGCTGGGTAAAGTTCCCTCCCACAGTGCTTGGTATGCAAGAAGTGTATCAAAACAGACACTTTTCTGTGAGATTTTACTTGCAAATTAAGCTCTGTAGACTGATTTGCTTCCTGGTTCcatagtgtatttttcttttcattagttCACACTGTATCCATATTCAGCCTATTGTTTAAGAGACTTTTAGAATTCTTAGGAGTGTCGTTTAGATGGGTGTGATGTGCAATATGTTATCATTCTAGACCTTTGGAGCTTCTTATCTCTATTTATTGGAAGGCTTGTTTCCATCTAGTAGACTGTTTTGTCTACTAATCAGAAAACAGAATGCTGGCCTTTTCTGTGGCATAGAAAACTTTCATGTGGTcggctttaaaaaacaaacaaacaaacaataaaaccacaaacaaaaaaacagctcaCATTCTCTTTGGTTACTTTACAAAgaaagaattgtttttattttcctttattaccTGTAGGCCCAGTGGACAGTTGGAAAACTGAATTGCCCTTTCTGTGGGGCCCGTTTAGGGGGCTTTAATTTTGTCAGCACTCCAAAATGTTCCTGTGGCCAGCTTGCAGCTGTACATCTCTCCAAAAGCCGGACCGATTATCAGCCAACACGGTCAGGCCGACTAATGAGACCCTCGCTGAAATACTTGTCACATCCTAGAGTTCAGTCAGGTTGTGACATGGAAACTCTGCTGAGAGGTGACGCCTCCAAAAACAGAAATCACGGGCTTTTAAACATGGCCCAAAATAATAATGGCCCTGGAAGATTAACGGAAGCACTCTGCCTGGAGGTACGGTCAACGTATTTCAAGATGAAGAACGAAAAACTGCTCTTCAAAGCAGATCCAAAATGTCAGCTTCTTGTTCCGCGGCTTGTGACTGGCAGATGCACTACGAAAGCTTTTCATAGAAAATCACATAGCTTGGATCTGGACATCAGTGAGAAACTGACTTTATTACCCACTTTATATGAAATCCATAGTAAGACTACTGTGTATCCCAGGCTAAATGAAACGCAGCCTATTGACCTTTCGGGCTTGCCTTTAGAATCGAGTAAAAATAACCGTTCCTTTCAGATTTCATCCAGTTTTGATCCTAATATGCTGCTGCAAAGATTTTCAGTGACTCCCCGTGAGACCCAGACACAAAGAGGAGGAGAATTTCAGTGTGGTCTAGAAGCTTCTGCAGTGTACTCTGGCCATGCTAGTTCTAACAACCTGACTTTCCTGATGGACCTGCCCTCAGCTGGCAGGGGCACACTGGAGGCCCCAGACCAGGAAGAGCACCTCTCTCCTCTGGACTTCCTGCACTCAGGCAGTTTTTCATTGGGTGCCATTAATCAGAGGCTCAGTAAGAGAGAAAAGAGCAAGCTGAAGACTCTGAGACGGAAACAACGAAGGCATGAAAGATGGCTGCAGAAgcaggtaatttttaaaagagtttactaaaaattctgttttataaatgtcaGCCTTTGGGGAGAGGAGCTAACTTTGAATTACCTATATTATAAAAACTTGATTTGAGtgatttttgaaatgacatttcTCCCAAGAGAACTTAATGATCATGTAGCTCTATCATAACTGACATGTATAACCATGTCTCTGTGCTTACACATGTTCAGAAAATGCCCTTTTGTGAAGTTTTTCCcaattttgctaatattttataggAATATTCATCTCATGATATTGAGACTAGGTTgtcatacacattttaaatatattcatgttaGGGTTGTTTTGCAGTGCTGTTTTTTCAGgttaaattgaaacaaaaatgttTCCCTAAGTAAATCCAATGTAGTGACAAATTCATTCACTTTCATTACATTTAGTTTAAATGGATATTTTCAAGGAGCCCTGTTTAATTATGTGCCCACATTAGCCAGATATGGTTAACTGTGCTAAATTGTGAAAATTATCTAAAGGATAATTGACCCTTACTGTAATTTTATAGGAGAGGGTGTTTCTCTGTGGTTTGAACTCCTATACCTATAATGATACGttcaggggtggggggtgtgaaGGAAACCAATATTAGGCACTGAGGAAACCAATTAAAACCAGTGGATGAGGTGCTTATGAAAATTTAGAAGTTTGAGGACCAGCTTATTTCTGTATAAACTATTTTTGCAAATTGCCTTCATTATTTGGTCATAATAGATAGCAGTTCTTATTAATTAGTATATTGAATATTAACAGTGTCCTCAGGGCTAAAATACAGAAAGTTACAACTTTACATAATAGTTCATTCTTAGTTAAGCAAACTCATTATTGTTTATGATTCTAGTCATggactgaataaaataaaattactgcaTTAAGTGCCTCAATCATGTTAGGTATTTTTCATCTTTTGGTTAGATAGTATAAgtaattgtttttgtatttttgactGGTTTCTGAGAAAAGCATTTCAATTTGGTTTCTTTGCAAGTGATGGTGTAATGTGACATCAAAGCATATACTGTAGGatgtaaaaaagaatatgttttagCACCATTATAATATACTTTATAGTTTAACTTATCAAAActgtaaaattcaaaaattttattgaaaatttgaCTTAAATCTAGATAAattggagatgatcatatgttaaGTGAACAGAACAAATACCTTAAAAACAATGTGGAGGGTTCTAAAATAATTCTCTTAACAAATAGAGAGTTCAAAGAAGTATGAAAATTATACTTGTTCTGTGCTGTAAATATGCAAATAAcatttttacaattttcaaaatgtgTATAATTCTTAAGCTAGGTACTTCTGAAAACctgttatatttttaatcattttctagCATAGGAACACTCTTTTTCACACAGTTGAAAGCAAAGTAAGACCAAAATTAatggtcctctttttttttttgataaggtTGCTTTTATTCATTCACACACATGTGATTTAACCAATCTGTTTAGCTAACTGATCGAAGTGAATGAGTCTTAGTCAGACCTGTGACAAGTCAGTACAGGAATGATATGGTGGGATCCTAATAGGTTTGGTTGATTGCACGGAAGCTACAGGCAAACAAATGCCCAATGTGTCCTTagcaaagaaaatctaaaaacaggTAGCAGCATAGAAATGACATGAATTCACAGTGTGAGTACACACTGTGGTTTGAGtcagaaggaagaagaatttttaatagttttactaATTCAAGGAAAAGGATAAGTCCTAGGAAGAGTTGATATTCGAGAAAAATTAATGGCTTATCTATTCAGCTTgtttaatgtttaataaagatTAGTTGATTCTAAAACAGATATCAGATATCTGTTTTGTATATCATGCCTTTGGGTAATGACTTCCAAACAGATCCTGCCCCTTTTTTAATGAGAAAGATATGCAtacaagatataaagaaaaagttaCCTATTATTAATGGtaatctttttaaagtttaaaataattggTTGGGATATCTAGATTTCTGACTttcatttgatatttaaaatttttttgtgtgtaaactAGACATCTTTCTGTGGCAGATACCATGATAGAAAATGTTAATGATGCTACAAAAAGTTACTTAAATTTTTGAAGTTTAGGGATGTAAATGAGATTATtgttaaagcagaaactacagccagttttcagtgtttttgttCAGCAAATGTTAATTGAGCATCTACTTTGGGGAAAGAGTGCTGAGCAAACCCtttttttattcaacacagtcttttcggttttggttttcttttttaattatcatGCAATAAAGTTCATTTATTCTTGGCATACAGCATTATAATTTAAACATATGTATAGATTCATATAACAACCACCACAGTGGGGGTCCAGAACAGTTCCATCAGCCCCACCCCAAATTTCCCTTGTGCCTTTATAATTGTGCCATGATTATATCTTTATAATCACACCCTTGTCCCATGCCTAATTCCTGAagaccactgatctgttctccattactttagtttgtctttttgataattttataaaataatgtaatgtTATAAAATTAGAACACATAGTATGTAAtgttttgagactggcttcttttactcagcataattacctgtgagattcatccaagttgttgcatatATCTCTAGTTTGTTATTCTTATTCcttaatagtattccattgtatgaatgaaccacagtttattcatttacttgttgAGCAGAGGTAGGTTATTCcaggttttggcagttatgaatagagctgttataaacattcatgtacaggtttttgtgtgaacctaagctttcatttctctagggtaaatgtccaggagtgggattgctggatcatatggtaagtaaCTGTCAAATTGTTTTTCTGAATGGCTATACTATTTTGTATTCCAAgcagcaatatatgagagttccTTTTGCAGTGTATCCTCACAAACACCTAGTACTCTTAAAATATTGACATTAATAGATACATAATGGTATCACattttggttttagtttgcatttccctaatgacatttccctaatgatgttcaccatttttcaagtgcttattttgccatttatatatattgtttagtgaagtatcttttcaaatcttttagtcattttcttaattgggttgtgttctttgtgttgaattttgaaagttctttatatactttggatgTATGTCCTTCATTGAGTATGTGATTTGTAAAGAttatctcccagtctgtagcttgtacTTTTATTCTctcagaaagaatttttttttcctatagaagaaacatttaattttgatgaagtccagtttctcaaatttatttttaatggatcGTGTTTTTGGTGtcctaagaactctttgcctaaccctaggttatgaagattttctcctatggtttcttataaaagttatatagttttaaattttatattgagaATTATGactcattttgagtttttttttaataaggtgtGCGATTTAGGCTGAGGTCCCTTGTTTTGCATAGAGATGCTTGATTGTTCcagaactatttgttgaaaacactgtcCTTTCTCCGTTGAAATGCTTTTTCAGCTTTGTCAGAAATCAACTGGCTCTATATGTGTGGTCTTTTTCTGGACTCTGTATTCTGTTCagtttatttctctgtctctccctttgcCAATAGACCTCTTTCTTGTTTATTGTAGCTTTAAACTAAGTCATTAAAATGGGGTACTGAGATTCCaccaactttatttttcattttcaaaattgttttattctagttcctttgcctttccatataaaatttagaatcaaCATTTTTATCTTTACAAAAAATAGACCAACTTGGGGAGAACCAAAATCTTtactgtgtttatttttccagtccatgaacatgatatgtctctccttttatttaggtctttgatttctttcatcagtattttgcAGTTTTCAGCATTCAGAATGTGTGCGTATactgttagatttatacctaagtatttactttttctgttattgttagtttaaaaaattgttttgatttaTAATTGTATTTCGCTAGTTTACAGAAGCATAATTGATTTTGTTTTGACTTTATATCTTGTGCTGTTGATAGTACAGATCTTTGACATCTCttgtcagatttatccctaagtatttatatttttatactgttggtaaatagtattattttattaaatcttaatttccatttgttcatgaataatatatagaaatacaattgatttttggtGTTGATCTTATATCTTACAGCCTTTCTAATTTTACCTATCAGGAATAGCAGGGGTTTTGTAGATTTCACTGGGTTTTCTACTTAGATGATCATGTCTGCAAATAAAAACagtcttacttcttcctttccaatttgattattttttgtgtgtgttattgAATGAGCTAGATCATCTAGTAGAGTGTTGAGTAGAAGTGATGAGAGCAggtatccttgtctttttcctgatgttaggAGGAAAGcactcagtctttcaccattaagtattatgTTAGGTATGGGTTTTaggtagatgccctttatcaggctGAGGAAgttttttctattcctagtttgtggaaatttttatcatgagtggatgttgaattttgttaaatgctttttctgtatcaacTGATATGATTATGTGTTTTTAATGTGAATATTAAGTGATTAGCAGATATTGAGCCAGTGTTTCATTCCCACAGTAAATACTTtgttatgttgtatttttatttctgtatattgcTGGATACTACTTGCCAGTATTTTTTGAGcgtttttttagtttctttgtttttttgcctcTGTACATGAAGGATATTATCCTGATGCTTACTCTATTTTTGTACAGTGTTTTTCTGATTTGATAGCATGGTAgtgctggccttataaaatgaattAAGAATTGTTCTTTCCTGTTGTGTTTTATGGAAAATATTGTGAAGAATTAATAttactttttcttaaatatttggtaatgaAACTACCTGGGCCTGGaggttttgggggtgggggtgggtgaaaGAGGTGAATTTAACTatgaattcagtttctttaatgttTATAGGACAATTCaggttgtctatttcatattGGATAATTTTGGTAGTTGTTTTCAATGAATTATCTAAGTTGTTGAAAATATGTGTGTAGaatgttcatagtattcccttattatcccTTTAATGTCTGTTGGGTCTGTAATGATATCCCCTTTTCAATCCTGATAATAGCAATTTGTGTCTCATCTCTTCTTCTCtcccccgctcccctcccctcttgcTTTTAGTtttgctagaggtttatcaattttactgatcttttcaaagaaccagcttttgatttcaattatttttttctatttttgttttcaaagtcatTGATTTCTGGTCTTACTTTTATTACTgacttccttctgcttgctttgactttattttcctttctcttataaaatatttttaatgggaGAAACTTAAGTTTTCGATTGGAAATCCTTTTTTATCTCATCTaagcatttattgctataaatttccctttagtTACTGCATGAGCTACAACCCATGACTTTAATGTTGtgtttttaattcagttcaaactgttttctaatttcctttgagaCTTTTGTTGGCCCACGTAGTTTGTCAAAGTGGCTAGTATAATCATGCAAAGACTGAAATATTAGCATTctgaggaaattttaaaacttcatccTGTGGAAGAATATTTCTTCCTCTGGATTGAGAGAATGTAAAGCTGCCACTAGtatggctgtataatattttaaaataattctatttaaacattttgtttgtccTGCTGTGTTGACATTTCTTAACCTTGAGCTTATTTAATAcgaataaaagaaaatgtctctttaaaACCCACAGGAAACTATTGTGAAAAGAGTTTACCTTACATTTCTGTGGCATGTTGtgcatgaaaatataaaataattgacCAAGTATCATGGTTTTTAATAAATCAATGAACCATCTACAATGATTATATTGCATTGTTCTGAGTTAACTAACTGAGTTAAGACTACTTGTATTATTATGAGGGTGTGATTTAGGCACTGAGGAGAATAGAGgtcaataaattatattaaagacCTACTCATGTGTGTTTACCTAGAGAAGATATGCATTTTCCACAAAGGCATAAGTTTCATTTTCCTGGATTTGCACATAGGGATaatttttcacagattttgaaGGAGTCCACTTAATCTTTTATCACTTGATTCATCATGTTGAAATCATACACAAATCATATTCTAAACATATTTttggttatctttttaaaataaaatttttgtgctTCTGAATCATAATAGTAATTCATGTATTGAACAGTTATTCCCCATTTGTTCTGtttctaaagaagaaaattaatggTGTATTGAAATAAAAAGCTTCAGTaatgaaaataactaaaattttaattagatAACACATTTTACTGGaattttccattgtgtgtgtatatatatacacacacacaagcacccATCACACACAattctttatctgttcacctcttgatggacacttaggttgctttcatatcttggctgtaGTATATATGCTGCTGTGAagattggggtgtgtgtatctttttgaattagtggttttgttttcttcagatatgtacccaagaatggaattgctggttcatatggtagttttatttttagttttttgagaaacctccatactgttttccatggtgccTGCACCAGTTttcattcccagcagcagtgcactgagggttccctttttttttttttttttgcggtacgcgggcctctcactgttgtggcctctcccgttgcggagcacaggctctggacgcgcaggctcagcggccatggctcatgggcccagccgctctgcagcatgtgggatcttcccggaccagggtacgaacctgcgtcccctgcatcagcaggcggactctcaaccactgcgccaccagggaaaccctgagggTTCCCTTTaatccacatccttgctaacatgtgttatttatggtctttttgatgatagccattctgacaggtgtgaggtgatacctcattgtggttttgatttgtctgatgattagcaatgttgagcatcttttcatgtgcctgttggccatctgtatatcttctttggaaagatgtctattcgggtcttctgcccactttttgattgggtagttttgttttgttttgttttgttgcgatacgcgggcctcttaccgttgtggcctctcctgttgcggagcacaggctccagatgcacaggctcagcggccatggcttactggcccagctgctccgtggcatgtgggatcttcccggaccagggcacgaacctgtgtcccctgcatcggcaggcggactctcaaccactgcgccaccagggaagccccagtagtttggttttttgatattgagttacataagctgtttatatattttggatattaaccccttattggtcaaatcatttgcaaatttttttttcctattcagtagattgtctttttttttttttttgatggtttcttttgctatgaaaaagcttttaagtttaattaggtcctgtttatttttgcttttatttcttttgccttaggagactgatctCTCAGAATGTTACAATTtgtgtcaaagagtattctgcctatgttcttttctaggagttttgtagtttaaagtcatacatttaggtctttaatccattttgagtttaattttgtatatggtgtgagaaagtgttctaatttcattcttttacatggatcagtccagttttcccagcaccacttgttgaagagactgtcttttctctattgtatattcttgcatcctttgtgGTAGAGTAATTGACcttaggtgcatgggtttatttctgggctctttattctgttctgttgatctacatgtctttttttgtgtcagtaccattctgttttgtttactgtagctttgtagtattgtctgaaatcagctttgctctttttttttatcaagattgctctggcaatttgaggtcttttgaggttccatataaattttaggattacttgttctagttctgtgaaaaatgtcatgggtattttgttagggattgcattaaatcagtagattgccttgggtagtgtggtaattttaataatattatttcttccaatccatgtACATGgggtctttccatttatttgtatcatcttcagtttctttcttcagtgttgcATGGTTTTCAGATTGCACGTTTTTAACCTCCTTGGTTAactttatttctaggaattttactctttttgatgaaaatttaaatagaattgttttcttgctttctctctctgatagttcattatttttcGTGTATAGAAAagaacagatttctatatatt containing:
- the RNF180 gene encoding E3 ubiquitin-protein ligase RNF180 isoform X3, which encodes MDVEALPEWIHCLIQKAQWTVGKLNCPFCGARLGGFNFVSTPKCSCGQLAAVHLSKSRTDYQPTRSGRLMRPSLKYLSHPRVQSGCDMETLLRGDASKNRNHGLLNMAQNNNGPGRLTEALCLEVRSTYFKMKNEKLLFKADPKCQLLVPRLVTGRCTTKAFHRKSHSLDLDISEKLTLLPTLYEIHSKTTVYPRLNETQPIDLSGLPLESSKNNRSFQISSSFDPNMLLQRFSVTPRETQTQRGGEFQCGLEASAVYSGHASSNNLTFLMDLPSAGRGTLEAPDQEEHLSPLDFLHSGSFSLGAINQRLSKREKSKLKTLRRKQRRHERWLQKQGKCPGVGLLDHMTLDNEMSTDDDNEYAEEKESYICAVCLDVYFNPYMCYPCHHIFCEPCLRTLAKDNPASTPCPLCRTIISRVFFQTELNNATKTFFTKEYLKRKQSFQKSSSAKWPLPSRRKAFHLFGGVLLHIILSFRTEDDRAASVWYTAGCGGGKETAAACQTDKCSTQKQHTAFSLDSRFRLSSLVAMPEGQGSANKPGFHRRAAPVTRRQFPHGAHRMDYLHFEDDSRGWWFDMDMVIIYIYSVNWVIGFIVFCFLCYFFFPF